One segment of Candidatus Paceibacterota bacterium DNA contains the following:
- a CDS encoding DNA topoisomerase subunit B, which yields MTKKETKSISSEGYSAEDITVLEGLEPVRKRPGMYIGTTGPDGLHHLLTEIWDNSRDEAMAGFANNIEVALLSDNLVRVVDNGRGIPVDIHKQTKVSALETIMTTLHAGGKFGGRSYKVSGGLHGVGASVVNALSSFMRVVVHRDGGQYVQEYERGKRKAVVKKTGKSDLTGTIVTFKPDEQIFKEISLDWGRIVNHLRQQAYLVKSVRITVVDGRNLEKKVDDEKVFYLKDSEPDLPSHSFYFEGGLRSMVAFLNRPLKPVHKNIFYTEKSVNEFESVEISLQYTDDISSRILTFANNIFNPEGGTHLTGFKTALTRTLNTYAKNNSMSKGGDDSFTGEDVLEGLTAVVLIKLREIQFEGQTKAKLGTVEARSMVENVFNETFAYFLEENPDDAKAIIGKAALAMRARKAAKAAKDSVLRKGALEGMTLPGKLADCQSGTSAEEAELFIVEGDSAGGSAKMGRDRRTQAILPLKGKILNVERARVDKMLLHAEIKAIVIAIGTAIGETFDLSKLRYHKIIIATDADVDGAHIRTLLLTLFYRYFRPLIENGFIYIAQPPLYKIKKGKEAEYAYTDAEKEKVLSRFGVSKTESEEPESGVEESGAKDEDSDAVQAKSSKVSIQRYKGLGEMNPEELWETTMDSTKRVLKQVTVDDAVEADKIFDILMGTDVPSRKSFIQSNAQKATIDI from the coding sequence ATGACAAAAAAAGAGACAAAATCTATTAGTTCTGAAGGTTATAGCGCTGAAGATATTACCGTTCTAGAAGGCCTAGAGCCGGTTAGAAAAAGACCCGGAATGTATATCGGTACAACTGGCCCGGACGGCTTGCACCATCTTCTGACCGAGATTTGGGATAACTCTAGAGACGAGGCCATGGCTGGTTTTGCTAATAATATAGAAGTTGCTTTACTTTCTGATAATCTCGTCAGAGTTGTGGATAATGGACGCGGTATTCCCGTTGATATTCACAAACAGACCAAGGTCTCGGCTTTGGAGACAATTATGACAACGCTTCACGCTGGTGGAAAATTCGGCGGTCGAAGCTACAAAGTTTCCGGCGGTCTTCACGGGGTTGGTGCCTCGGTTGTTAATGCCCTGTCTTCTTTTATGAGGGTCGTAGTTCACAGAGATGGCGGTCAATATGTTCAGGAATACGAAAGGGGTAAAAGGAAAGCGGTAGTAAAAAAAACCGGCAAATCAGATTTAACTGGAACAATAGTAACTTTTAAACCCGATGAACAGATCTTTAAAGAAATCAGTCTAGACTGGGGTCGGATCGTAAATCACCTGCGTCAGCAGGCATATCTTGTCAAAAGCGTCAGGATTACTGTTGTTGATGGCAGAAATTTGGAGAAAAAAGTAGACGATGAAAAAGTTTTTTATTTGAAAGATTCCGAGCCAGATTTGCCGTCCCATAGTTTTTATTTTGAGGGTGGTTTGAGGTCAATGGTGGCTTTTTTGAACAGGCCTCTTAAGCCGGTCCATAAAAATATTTTTTATACGGAGAAATCTGTCAATGAATTTGAGTCTGTTGAAATTTCTTTGCAGTACACCGATGACATCTCCTCAAGAATTTTAACTTTCGCCAATAATATATTTAATCCTGAAGGAGGGACTCATTTGACCGGATTTAAGACGGCATTGACCAGAACCCTAAACACTTACGCCAAAAATAATTCGATGTCAAAGGGCGGTGATGACTCTTTCACTGGCGAAGACGTCTTGGAGGGTTTGACAGCGGTGGTTTTGATAAAGCTACGCGAAATACAATTTGAAGGACAAACCAAAGCTAAACTTGGAACAGTTGAAGCTAGAAGTATGGTTGAAAATGTTTTCAACGAGACCTTCGCTTATTTTCTTGAAGAGAACCCAGATGACGCCAAAGCTATAATTGGCAAGGCGGCTTTGGCGATGAGAGCAAGAAAAGCGGCTAAAGCGGCGAAAGATTCAGTTTTAAGAAAAGGCGCTTTAGAAGGCATGACCTTGCCTGGTAAGTTGGCTGATTGTCAGAGCGGTACTTCGGCCGAAGAAGCCGAACTCTTTATCGTAGAGGGAGACAGCGCCGGTGGTAGCGCTAAAATGGGTCGTGATCGTCGGACTCAAGCAATCCTACCTTTGAAGGGTAAGATTTTAAATGTTGAGAGAGCGCGGGTTGATAAGATGCTTTTGCATGCCGAAATAAAAGCTATTGTTATCGCTATCGGTACTGCCATCGGAGAGACTTTTGATTTGTCTAAATTACGATACCACAAAATTATAATTGCCACCGATGCTGATGTTGACGGCGCGCATATTAGAACTTTGCTTTTGACCTTGTTCTACAGATATTTCCGTCCGCTAATTGAGAATGGTTTTATTTATATCGCCCAACCGCCACTTTACAAGATTAAGAAAGGCAAAGAGGCCGAATATGCCTATACTGATGCGGAGAAAGAGAAGGTCTTGAGTAGATTTGGCGTTAGCAAAACAGAATCTGAAGAACCCGAGAGTGGAGTAGAAGAATCCGGCGCAAAAGACGAAGATAGTGACGCTGTGCAAGCAAAGTCTTCAAAGGTTTCAATTCAAAGATACAAAGGTCTTGGTGAAATGAATCCAGAAGAACTTTGGGAGACAACAATGGATTCTACAAAAAGAGTTTTAAAACAAGTGACGGTAGACGATGCCGTAGAAGCCGATAAAATTTTTGACATTTTGATGGGAACTGACGTGCCGAGTCGAAAATCATTTATCCAATCCAACGCCCAAAAAGCGACCATTGATATCTAG
- a CDS encoding mechanosensitive ion channel family protein, which translates to MERFLDILNFKLGESLVSDYLLAAAVFLILLAVFSVFNKFILKWLEKLALKTKTDLDETFISIVKKLRPPFYFFLAFYFALWFIEVQELLWKFLTVVLVVWVVYQAALASNILVDYAVRKFTRKEKTEGTKGAIKLIGKISKGVLWVIAVLFVLSNLGVNVTALMAGLGIGGIAIALALQSVLSDLFSSFSIHFDKPFVPGDFIIVGSDMGVVEHIGIKTTRLRALQGEEIVISNQELTSARIHNFKKMKERRVTFSFGVVYGTPNDKLEKIPNFIKEIIDSIDLTRFDRAHFHKFGDSSLDFEVVYYTQSPDFNAYMNVQQEIHLRLKAILEKEKIEIAFPTRTVHLVK; encoded by the coding sequence ATGGAGAGATTTTTAGACATTTTGAATTTTAAATTGGGAGAAAGTCTTGTTTCTGACTATCTATTGGCTGCAGCAGTTTTTCTTATCTTACTGGCTGTTTTTTCGGTTTTTAATAAATTTATTTTAAAATGGCTGGAAAAACTAGCTTTAAAAACCAAGACCGACTTGGACGAGACATTTATTTCCATTGTAAAGAAACTGCGTCCGCCCTTTTATTTCTTTTTGGCATTTTATTTTGCTCTTTGGTTTATAGAAGTTCAGGAATTACTCTGGAAATTTTTGACTGTTGTTTTGGTAGTCTGGGTCGTTTATCAAGCGGCGTTGGCTTCAAATATTTTAGTTGACTACGCCGTTAGGAAATTTACTAGAAAAGAAAAAACCGAGGGGACTAAAGGCGCAATTAAACTTATCGGTAAGATAAGTAAAGGCGTTTTGTGGGTGATTGCTGTTCTTTTTGTTCTATCCAACTTAGGTGTTAATGTTACCGCGCTTATGGCCGGCCTCGGCATTGGTGGTATTGCTATTGCTCTGGCTCTGCAAAGTGTTTTAAGCGATCTATTCAGCTCTTTCTCAATTCATTTTGACAAGCCGTTTGTGCCGGGTGATTTTATTATTGTTGGCAGTGATATGGGAGTAGTGGAGCACATTGGCATCAAAACTACTCGCTTGAGAGCTCTTCAGGGCGAAGAGATTGTTATTTCCAATCAGGAATTAACCAGCGCTCGGATTCACAATTTCAAAAAAATGAAAGAACGGCGGGTTACTTTTTCTTTTGGTGTTGTTTATGGAACGCCCAACGATAAATTAGAAAAAATTCCCAACTTTATAAAAGAGATTATTGATTCAATTGATCTGACGCGATTTGATAGGGCGCACTTCCACAAATTTGGTGACTCGTCTTTAGATTTTGAAGTTGTCTATTATACCCAATCTCCAGACTTTAACGCTTATATGAATGTCCAACAGGAAATTCACTTGCGTTTGAAAGCAATTCTTGAGAAAGAAAAAATTGAAATTGCTTTTCCAACCAGAACTGTTCATTTGGTGAAATAA
- the thrS gene encoding threonine--tRNA ligase: protein MGQENLENKRHSLAHLLASVVLNLYPDTKMTLGPAIENGFYYDFEFSTPISEKDLPKIEKEMKKILPHWQTFEKFEVSADEARKIFQGNEYKLELIDEIEKNNEQITLYYSGEKKQLPKIKDLLNPYTLYPNFLDLCRGGHVENPSKDIGPNTFKLDRIAGAYWRGNEKNQMLTRIYGLAFNSKKELEEFIKQREEAVKRDHRKIGKELNLFTFSDLVGAGLPLFTPKGRAMRDAIENKISSIQEKFGFQKVWIPHITKPDLYKTSGHWEKFGDELFKVKSRESDFVMKPMNCPHHTQIYASQQRSYKDLPVRFVETTTVYRDEQSGELLGLSRVRSITQDDGHIFCAPEQIPTEIKNVIEVIKEFYSSLGMWKDGNYRVILSTRDPKDPERYLGDDKIWQESETNLKNIADNENLPYSIEKGEAAFYGPKLDFKFKDAIGREWQLATIQLDFNMPERFGLEYTDKDGSKKTPVMIHRAISGSLERFLSVIIEHFAGAFPLWLSPVQLKILPVSEKHFEYARAIGQELKQNNLRIEIDESNENLGKKVRQAKLEKVPYFLVLGDKETTEKNITLESRDEGNLGVFNIASLVEFLKKESS from the coding sequence ATGGGGCAAGAAAATCTAGAAAACAAAAGACACTCTCTGGCTCACCTTTTAGCGTCAGTTGTTTTAAATCTTTATCCCGATACAAAAATGACTTTGGGGCCAGCAATTGAAAACGGATTTTATTATGATTTTGAATTCTCTACCCCAATTTCAGAAAAAGATCTCCCGAAAATTGAAAAAGAGATGAAAAAAATTCTGCCTCATTGGCAGACTTTTGAAAAATTTGAAGTTTCAGCCGACGAAGCCAGAAAAATCTTTCAGGGTAATGAATATAAGCTCGAGTTGATTGACGAAATTGAGAAAAACAATGAGCAGATTACTCTTTACTACTCCGGAGAGAAAAAACAGCTGCCGAAAATAAAAGACCTCCTAAACCCCTATACCCTATACCCTAACTTCCTAGATTTATGTCGCGGCGGACATGTTGAAAATCCGTCAAAAGATATAGGCCCAAATACTTTTAAATTAGATAGAATCGCCGGTGCTTATTGGCGTGGAAACGAAAAAAATCAAATGTTGACTAGAATTTACGGATTAGCTTTTAATTCTAAAAAAGAACTTGAAGAATTTATAAAACAAAGAGAAGAAGCAGTAAAAAGAGACCATAGGAAAATCGGTAAAGAGCTTAATCTATTTACTTTCTCTGATCTGGTTGGGGCTGGACTTCCGCTTTTTACACCAAAAGGACGAGCCATGCGGGACGCCATTGAAAACAAAATCTCCTCTATTCAAGAAAAATTCGGCTTCCAAAAAGTCTGGATTCCTCATATCACCAAACCAGACCTTTATAAAACCTCCGGTCATTGGGAGAAATTTGGTGACGAGTTGTTCAAAGTCAAAAGTCGAGAGTCCGACTTCGTAATGAAGCCGATGAACTGCCCACATCATACCCAAATTTACGCCAGCCAACAGAGAAGCTACAAAGATTTACCGGTGCGTTTTGTCGAAACGACCACCGTATACAGAGACGAGCAATCCGGAGAATTGCTAGGTCTCTCGAGAGTCAGATCAATCACTCAAGATGACGGTCATATCTTCTGCGCTCCCGAGCAAATTCCTACAGAGATAAAAAATGTCATAGAAGTTATCAAAGAATTTTATTCTTCACTCGGAATGTGGAAGGACGGAAACTACCGCGTAATACTTTCAACCCGAGATCCAAAGGATCCCGAAAGATATCTGGGGGACGATAAAATCTGGCAAGAATCAGAGACAAATTTGAAAAATATAGCCGACAATGAGAATTTGCCTTACTCGATAGAAAAAGGAGAAGCAGCTTTTTACGGCCCAAAACTTGATTTCAAATTTAAGGATGCAATTGGTCGCGAGTGGCAACTAGCAACCATCCAGCTTGATTTTAATATGCCCGAGCGTTTTGGTTTGGAATATACCGATAAAGATGGCTCTAAAAAAACTCCGGTCATGATTCACCGAGCGATTTCAGGTTCACTTGAAAGATTCCTGTCTGTCATAATAGAACACTTTGCCGGCGCTTTTCCTTTATGGCTTTCTCCGGTTCAATTAAAAATTTTGCCGGTCAGTGAGAAACATTTTGAGTACGCACGCGCTATCGGCCAAGAGTTAAAACAAAACAATCTCCGAATAGAGATCGACGAGAGTAACGAAAATTTAGGAAAAAAAGTCAGGCAAGCAAAGTTGGAAAAAGTTCCCTATTTTTTGGTTCTGGGTGACAAAGAAACCACGGAAAAAAATATTACGCTGGAGAGTCGCGATGAAGGAAATTTGGGAGTATTTAATATTGCTTCCCTTGTGGAATTTCTTAAAAAAGAAAGCTCTTAA
- the dnaE gene encoding DNA polymerase III subunit alpha, which produces MRKFIHLHTHSHYSLLSALPKIKELVASAKAENMRALALTDNGNLYGAIEFYKECKKENIKPIVGVDFYVALRSRNDKQAGIDNKRTRLLLLAKNYEGYLNLIKLVTLSHLEGFYYKPRVDKELLEKYGQNLVCISPALSSEISQALAYSDFEKTEEIISWHKKIFGQENFYLEITHHPEIPGHQEKMLALKKLSEQSQTPMVAGQEVFYLKPEDKMARKTMLSIQTNSENFSGSFNEEEDFSFISEKQAEEYFKDFPNALENTLAIAEKCNLELELGKWVFPNYKTENNLTHDIELKNLVYEGLKERNLKETDEIKNRIEYELEIIKKKGYAPYFLVVADLLKFARKNNIFSTTRGSAAGSMVSYLTFITTVNPIEYKLPFERFLNPERPSAPDIDMDFADSRRDEVIAYAKQKYGENQVAQIGTFGTMMARAAVRDVARALNFPYSVGDRIAKLIPFGAQGFPMTIDKALSQIPELQSIYKEEKDVKEIMDMAKKIEGCARHISVHAAGVVISPTPLTNFVPLQYDPKGEGKVITQYDMHSVEDAGLLKFDFLGIKNLSILADSVKLVEKLENKKVEIENIPLNDKKTFEMLSRGETSGLFQLNGSGMTKYLKDLKPTAIHDINAMVALYRPGPIESIPTYIERKREPHTIAYLDPRMKEILSESYGVITYQDDVMMIAIKLAGYSWLEADKLRKAMGKKIPEEMEAQKEKLIEGLKKNGMTEKRAEVLWKLIEPFAAYGFNKAHAASYGRVAYQTAYMKANFPVIYMSAVLTADSGDTEKVAEAVSECKRMGISVLPPSINESFSVFTVIKEKADEKDKIRFGLMTIKNFGAGISEAIIQERDRGGKFKDLADFLERIKDKNLNKKSLEALIKCGALDDFGERGQMLQNLDNLLAFHKEKIADQNSNQSSLFGLAKNSSFSALRLEQKDPASEFEKLGWEKELLGLYVSGHPLENFTPEVKEKYFSKIKILKENQLNGLTVIAGGIIEEVKQIATKSGDLMVFIKLSDLTGSIEAVVFPKVFQNYKDIIRPENCIALKGRLSDRNGEKSIVVEKIKTINREGEKEGVEN; this is translated from the coding sequence ATGAGAAAGTTTATCCATCTCCATACTCATTCCCACTACTCCCTGCTTTCGGCTCTGCCGAAAATTAAAGAACTGGTAGCTTCCGCCAAGGCGGAAAATATGAGAGCTTTAGCTTTAACCGACAACGGTAATCTTTACGGCGCTATTGAGTTTTATAAAGAGTGCAAGAAAGAAAACATAAAGCCGATTGTTGGTGTTGATTTTTATGTCGCCCTCCGTTCTCGAAATGACAAACAAGCCGGCATAGACAACAAAAGAACCCGTCTCCTGCTTCTGGCTAAAAATTACGAGGGTTATTTAAATCTTATTAAGCTAGTTACCCTTTCTCATTTAGAAGGTTTTTATTACAAACCGCGAGTTGACAAAGAACTCTTGGAAAAATACGGGCAAAATTTGGTCTGTATTTCTCCGGCTTTGAGTAGCGAGATTTCCCAAGCTCTGGCCTACAGCGACTTTGAAAAAACTGAAGAGATAATCAGCTGGCACAAAAAAATATTCGGACAAGAAAACTTTTACTTAGAGATAACCCATCATCCGGAAATCCCCGGACACCAAGAAAAAATGCTGGCTCTAAAAAAACTTTCGGAACAAAGTCAGACACCAATGGTCGCCGGTCAAGAAGTTTTTTATTTAAAGCCGGAAGACAAAATGGCCAGAAAGACAATGCTCTCAATTCAGACAAATTCTGAAAATTTTTCCGGCAGTTTTAACGAAGAAGAAGATTTCTCTTTCATTTCTGAAAAACAAGCTGAAGAATACTTCAAAGATTTCCCTAATGCTCTGGAAAACACCCTTGCAATTGCCGAGAAATGTAATCTCGAGCTTGAACTCGGCAAATGGGTTTTTCCAAATTACAAAACCGAAAATAACTTAACTCATGACATTGAATTAAAGAACTTGGTCTATGAGGGATTAAAAGAGCGAAACCTGAAAGAGACGGACGAAATTAAAAATCGAATTGAATACGAACTTGAGATAATAAAAAAGAAAGGGTACGCGCCATATTTTTTGGTAGTTGCCGACCTTCTGAAATTTGCTAGAAAAAATAACATTTTCAGCACTACCCGTGGCTCGGCCGCCGGTTCAATGGTCTCATATCTGACTTTTATCACCACTGTCAATCCAATTGAATACAAATTGCCGTTTGAAAGATTTTTGAATCCGGAAAGGCCGTCGGCACCCGACATTGACATGGATTTTGCCGACAGTCGCCGAGACGAAGTTATTGCTTACGCAAAACAAAAATACGGCGAGAATCAGGTGGCTCAAATTGGAACTTTCGGAACGATGATGGCTAGAGCCGCGGTCAGAGACGTTGCTAGGGCTTTAAATTTTCCATATAGCGTGGGAGACAGAATCGCCAAGCTCATCCCATTCGGAGCTCAAGGTTTTCCGATGACAATTGACAAAGCTTTGAGTCAAATTCCGGAACTTCAGTCAATCTATAAGGAAGAAAAAGATGTTAAAGAGATAATGGACATGGCTAAAAAAATCGAAGGTTGCGCTCGCCACATTTCCGTCCATGCCGCCGGAGTTGTCATTTCACCGACACCTTTGACCAATTTTGTGCCACTTCAATACGATCCAAAAGGCGAGGGTAAAGTTATAACTCAATATGACATGCATTCCGTCGAAGACGCCGGACTTTTAAAATTTGATTTTTTAGGAATTAAAAATCTCTCGATCTTGGCTGACTCGGTCAAACTGGTTGAAAAACTTGAAAATAAAAAAGTTGAGATTGAAAACATACCGCTAAATGATAAAAAAACTTTTGAGATGCTCTCACGGGGCGAAACTTCAGGACTGTTCCAATTAAACGGTTCGGGGATGACTAAATACCTGAAGGATTTGAAACCGACAGCAATCCACGACATAAACGCCATGGTCGCCCTTTATCGCCCCGGACCGATTGAATCAATCCCAACTTATATTGAAAGAAAAAGAGAACCTCATACAATCGCCTATCTTGATCCAAGAATGAAGGAAATTCTATCCGAATCCTACGGCGTTATCACTTATCAAGACGACGTCATGATGATTGCCATTAAACTAGCCGGCTATTCTTGGCTTGAAGCCGACAAATTGCGCAAAGCCATGGGTAAAAAAATTCCGGAAGAAATGGAAGCCCAAAAAGAAAAACTGATTGAGGGATTGAAAAAAAACGGAATGACCGAAAAAAGAGCCGAGGTGCTTTGGAAATTGATTGAGCCTTTCGCCGCTTATGGTTTTAATAAAGCCCACGCAGCAAGTTATGGAAGAGTTGCTTATCAAACCGCTTACATGAAAGCCAATTTTCCAGTGATTTATATGTCGGCGGTTTTAACAGCTGATTCCGGCGACACTGAAAAAGTTGCGGAAGCGGTATCTGAATGCAAAAGAATGGGGATTTCCGTTTTACCTCCAAGTATAAACGAAAGTTTCAGCGTCTTTACAGTCATCAAAGAAAAAGCTGACGAAAAAGACAAGATAAGATTCGGATTGATGACAATAAAGAATTTCGGGGCGGGAATTTCTGAAGCAATAATTCAAGAAAGGGATCGAGGTGGCAAATTTAAAGACTTAGCGGACTTTTTAGAGAGAATTAAAGATAAAAATTTAAATAAGAAATCACTTGAAGCACTGATAAAGTGTGGGGCGCTTGATGATTTTGGTGAAAGAGGACAAATGCTTCAAAACTTAGACAATTTGTTGGCTTTTCACAAAGAAAAAATCGCCGACCAAAATTCTAATCAAAGCTCTCTTTTCGGACTAGCTAAAAATTCAAGTTTTTCCGCCCTACGCCTTGAACAAAAAGACCCGGCAAGTGAATTTGAAAAACTTGGATGGGAAAAAGAGCTTTTAGGACTTTACGTTTCCGGTCATCCTCTGGAAAATTTTACTCCAGAAGTTAAAGAAAAATACTTTAGTAAAATAAAAATTTTAAAAGAAAATCAGTTGAACGGACTAACGGTTATTGCCGGAGGTATAATAGAAGAAGTAAAACAAATCGCGACAAAATCTGGAGATTTAATGGTTTTTATTAAACTTTCTGATCTGACCGGCAGCATTGAAGCGGTGGTCTTCCCAAAAGTTTTTCAGAATTATAAAGATATAATAAGACCAGAAAACTGCATCGCTCTAAAGGGTCGTCTTTCAGACCGAAATGGAGAAAAAAGTATTGTGGTTGAAAAAATAAAGACTATAAACCGTGAAGGTGAGAAAGAGGGTGTAGAAAATTAG
- a CDS encoding ribonuclease HII, whose translation MIKYLIGIDEVGRGPLAGPLVVCAFCVERSKSVLPKQVKDSKKMSAKQRENCVTEIKKLKNLGRADFSFASTNNSTIDKIGLAKAVELAVRRAICRLKIKPSECRVLLDGGLKAPEEFVFQKTIIKGDEKIKVISCASVLAKVRRDKLMERMARIYPKYGFESHKGYGTKLHFSKIKKHGLTPIHRRSFLGLKSAFDS comes from the coding sequence ATGATTAAATATCTGATTGGCATTGACGAAGTGGGGAGGGGACCTTTGGCCGGACCTTTGGTGGTTTGCGCTTTTTGTGTCGAGAGGAGTAAAAGCGTTTTACCAAAACAGGTGAAAGATTCAAAAAAGATGAGCGCGAAACAAAGAGAAAATTGTGTGACCGAAATTAAAAAGTTAAAAAATCTTGGCCGTGCCGATTTTTCTTTTGCCTCCACCAATAATTCCACCATTGATAAAATCGGACTTGCAAAAGCTGTTGAGTTGGCAGTCAGGCGGGCGATTTGTCGGCTAAAAATAAAACCATCGGAATGCCGAGTTCTTTTAGACGGGGGATTAAAAGCGCCGGAAGAATTTGTTTTTCAAAAAACCATCATAAAAGGCGACGAGAAAATAAAAGTTATTAGTTGCGCTTCGGTTTTGGCCAAAGTCCGGCGGGACAAGTTGATGGAAAGAATGGCAAGAATTTATCCGAAATACGGTTTTGAAAGCCACAAGGGCTACGGTACTAAACTTCATTTTTCAAAAATAAAAAAGCACGGATTAACCCCCATTCATCGCAGAAGTTTCTTGGGTCTGAAATCGGCGTTTGATTCATAA
- the rpmF gene encoding 50S ribosomal protein L32, translated as MRHTRGHTRNRRSHHALKIVKRGLCPDCNSPKESHKACLNCGKYKGRQVLNVLAKVEKKEKKEKKKRIEQGKKEKDNTEKDS; from the coding sequence ATGAGACATACAAGGGGGCATACCCGAAACCGTCGGTCGCACCATGCCCTGAAAATAGTCAAGAGGGGTCTTTGCCCGGATTGCAATTCACCAAAAGAAAGCCACAAAGCATGCCTTAATTGCGGTAAATATAAAGGACGACAAGTCTTGAATGTTTTGGCTAAGGTTGAGAAAAAAGAGAAAAAAGAGAAGAAGAAACGGATAGAGCAGGGCAAGAAAGAAAAAGACAATACTGAAAAAGATTCTTAA
- the nusB gene encoding transcription antitermination factor NusB, translating into MSNRHLFRSIVLQTLFEIDFRKADSSEGLKIFKRNIEEFAAESNDNEFLNNLYNGVLEKREKLDEIISKAAPDWPLDKISVVDRNILRLGLYELLFSDRDQVPPKVAINEAIELAKSFGGENSGKFVNGVLGTVYKELGEPGKDEDSNYAKSKDSKNLPKEILVGAVVYAKDNEQVYLALVHDVFGHWTLSKGKVKDGEDPVEGVKRKAKEEVGLDVVVEKELGSNEYVAHDPERGRVKKQVKYFLARSDFGDIKLGESGGLDDAKWFKLKDILELNFYDDVMPIVIKAVKILAENQS; encoded by the coding sequence ATGTCTAATCGGCACCTTTTCAGATCAATTGTTCTTCAAACGCTATTTGAAATAGATTTCAGAAAAGCTGATTCTTCAGAGGGGTTGAAGATATTTAAAAGAAATATTGAAGAATTCGCGGCTGAATCAAATGACAATGAATTCCTGAACAATCTTTATAATGGAGTTCTAGAAAAGAGGGAGAAATTGGACGAGATAATTTCCAAAGCGGCTCCTGATTGGCCTCTTGATAAAATATCAGTCGTTGACAGAAACATCTTACGTCTTGGGCTTTACGAGCTTTTATTTTCCGACCGCGACCAAGTGCCTCCTAAGGTTGCGATTAACGAAGCGATTGAGTTGGCTAAATCATTCGGTGGGGAAAACAGCGGGAAGTTTGTTAACGGAGTTCTTGGTACTGTCTATAAAGAGCTTGGCGAGCCGGGGAAAGATGAAGATTCAAATTATGCAAAGAGTAAGGATAGTAAGAATTTGCCAAAAGAAATACTGGTAGGCGCGGTTGTTTACGCTAAAGACAATGAACAAGTCTATCTTGCCTTGGTGCACGACGTCTTTGGTCATTGGACTCTGTCAAAAGGCAAAGTAAAAGATGGTGAAGATCCTGTCGAGGGTGTGAAAAGAAAAGCGAAGGAAGAAGTCGGTTTGGATGTTGTAGTAGAAAAAGAGCTCGGTTCAAACGAATACGTGGCTCATGATCCGGAAAGAGGCAGAGTTAAGAAGCAGGTGAAATATTTTTTGGCTAGGTCTGATTTTGGCGATATAAAACTGGGAGAAAGTGGCGGACTTGATGATGCTAAATGGTTTAAGCTTAAAGATATTTTGGAACTCAATTTTTATGATGACGTAATGCCGATTGTGATAAAAGCAGTTAAAATTTTAGCTGAGAATCAATCCTAA
- the rnc gene encoding ribonuclease III, which produces MDFLEFEKKAGINFKNKELLKQAFTHRSYLNEVRNFKIQHNERLEFLGDAVLELAVTEYLFNRFPEKTEGELTSYRAALVNALTCARVAIELGVNNFLLLSKGEAKDVGRARQYILANTLEAIIGAIYLDQGYEFAKKFILEHVTPLTDEILQTKSWIDAKSRFQERAQEITGTTPSYKVIKEVGPDHDKHFTSAVFLGEEKIAEGQGVSKQEAEQEAAASALEEKGW; this is translated from the coding sequence ATGGATTTTTTAGAGTTTGAAAAAAAAGCCGGAATAAATTTCAAAAATAAGGAACTTTTGAAGCAGGCCTTTACCCATCGTTCTTATCTTAATGAAGTCCGGAATTTCAAAATCCAACACAATGAAAGGTTGGAGTTTTTGGGTGATGCGGTTTTGGAGCTTGCCGTAACCGAGTATCTGTTTAACCGATTTCCGGAAAAAACCGAAGGTGAATTGACAAGTTATCGTGCAGCACTCGTTAACGCTCTGACTTGCGCCAGAGTTGCAATTGAACTTGGTGTGAATAATTTTCTCCTACTTTCAAAAGGTGAAGCAAAGGATGTTGGTCGGGCCAGGCAATATATTTTGGCAAATACTCTGGAAGCGATAATCGGCGCTATTTACCTTGACCAAGGTTATGAATTCGCCAAAAAATTTATTTTAGAACATGTAACTCCTTTGACCGATGAAATTTTGCAGACAAAGTCATGGATTGATGCCAAGAGTCGATTTCAAGAGAGAGCGCAGGAGATAACCGGCACCACTCCGTCTTATAAGGTAATAAAAGAAGTCGGTCCGGATCACGACAAACATTTTACATCGGCGGTTTTCCTTGGCGAAGAAAAGATTGCGGAGGGCCAAGGTGTTTCAAAGCAGGAGGCCGAACAAGAGGCGGCGGCCTCGGCTTTAGAAGAGAAGGGTTGGTAA